From Salinibacterium sp. ZJ450, one genomic window encodes:
- a CDS encoding DUF1761 domain-containing protein: protein MIPEINYWAVIVATISTMVVGSIWYARPVFGTWWQKAARVEAPANAVTAIVVTVIVSFVSAWVLAGSAAIAQEFYGGNFLGNTVLTALILWAGFTAARFITHDAFENRPWKLTLLNIAHELVTVLVMALIIGLFGISAA, encoded by the coding sequence ATGATTCCTGAGATCAACTACTGGGCAGTCATCGTCGCAACGATCTCCACCATGGTGGTCGGATCGATCTGGTACGCCCGCCCAGTGTTCGGAACCTGGTGGCAGAAGGCCGCCCGCGTTGAGGCGCCCGCCAACGCGGTCACCGCGATCGTCGTCACGGTGATCGTCAGCTTTGTCAGCGCCTGGGTGCTCGCCGGGTCAGCGGCGATCGCGCAGGAGTTCTACGGCGGCAATTTCCTTGGCAACACCGTGCTCACCGCGCTGATCCTGTGGGCAGGCTTCACGGCCGCCCGGTTCATCACGCACGACGCGTTCGAAAACCGTCCATGGAAGCTCACCCTGCTGAACATCGCCCACGAACTGGTCACGGTCCTGGTGATGGCACTGATCATCGGACTGTTCGGCATCAGCGCCGCCTAA
- a CDS encoding Rho termination factor N-terminal domain-containing protein has product MFWNLLKRKKKTTIVDAAATETYSEEIETEAPVVEALVEEAPIVEAPAAEPKATKAPVKKAPAPKAPAKANAGATAKTAATKAPAPKAPATKAPVAKAPASKAPAAKAAAAKAPAAKAPAVKAPAAKAPAAKAPTAKAPAVKAPAAKAPAAKAPTAKAPAAKAPAAKVAAEAPVAAATAAPAATGTVAELREQAKALGLTGYSKLTKTQLVELIAASK; this is encoded by the coding sequence GTGTTCTGGAACCTGTTGAAGCGCAAGAAGAAGACGACCATTGTGGACGCGGCAGCGACCGAGACTTACTCGGAGGAAATCGAGACCGAGGCCCCCGTCGTGGAGGCTCTCGTCGAGGAGGCTCCGATCGTCGAGGCTCCGGCTGCTGAGCCCAAGGCAACGAAGGCCCCGGTCAAGAAGGCTCCGGCTCCGAAGGCACCGGCGAAGGCCAATGCCGGCGCGACCGCCAAGACCGCGGCAACGAAGGCTCCGGCTCCGAAGGCTCCTGCAACCAAGGCTCCCGTTGCGAAGGCACCGGCATCAAAGGCTCCCGCAGCCAAGGCTGCCGCAGCCAAGGCTCCTGCGGCCAAGGCGCCGGCTGTGAAGGCTCCTGCCGCTAAGGCTCCCGCGGCGAAGGCTCCGACTGCCAAGGCGCCGGCTGTGAAGGCCCCCGCCGCTAAGGCTCCCGCGGCGAAGGCTCCGACTGCCAAGGCACCCGCAGCGAAGGCTCCCGCGGCGAAGGTCGCCGCTGAGGCTCCGGTCGCCGCCGCTACCGCTGCTCCCGCCGCGACCGGCACCGTCGCCGAACTGCGCGAGCAGGCTAAGGCGCTCGGTCTGACCGGCTACTCCAAGCTCACCAAGACCCAGCTCGTGGAGCTCATCGCCGCATCGAAGTAG
- a CDS encoding DedA family protein has product MDELAAFVVSLAESPWMYGLVLVLTVADAFLVVLPSETLVVALAALSAAAGSPEIVLLVLTAAIGAMLGDVLCYLIGRRIGVTRFRWMRGPRIAAGIHWAQNALDRRAAVLILTARYVPFARIAVNLTAGAMRFPLKRYLPLTVIAGTGWALYNTSVGALFGSWLPDNPVLAVVLSVVTAITLGVTIDYVAARIADRRKPATPPERG; this is encoded by the coding sequence ATGGATGAGTTGGCGGCCTTCGTCGTGAGCCTCGCCGAGTCACCGTGGATGTACGGGTTGGTACTGGTACTGACCGTCGCCGACGCCTTCCTGGTGGTGTTGCCGAGCGAGACGCTGGTGGTCGCGCTGGCGGCGCTGTCCGCAGCGGCGGGGTCTCCGGAGATCGTGTTGCTGGTCCTCACCGCGGCGATCGGGGCGATGCTCGGCGACGTTCTCTGCTACCTGATCGGACGCCGGATCGGGGTCACCCGCTTTCGATGGATGCGCGGCCCGCGGATTGCGGCCGGGATTCACTGGGCGCAGAACGCGCTGGATCGTCGGGCGGCGGTGCTGATCCTCACCGCCCGGTACGTGCCGTTCGCGCGCATCGCCGTGAACCTCACCGCGGGCGCCATGCGGTTTCCGCTGAAGCGTTACCTTCCGCTGACCGTGATCGCCGGAACCGGATGGGCGCTCTACAACACGTCGGTCGGGGCGCTGTTCGGGTCGTGGCTGCCGGACAACCCGGTACTCGCGGTCGTGCTGTCTGTGGTCACGGCGATCACGCTCGGCGTGACCATCGACTATGTCGCGGCGCGCATCGCCGACCGCCGGAAGCCCGCCACGCCACCCGAACGAGGGTGA